One window of the Eucalyptus grandis isolate ANBG69807.140 chromosome 6, ASM1654582v1, whole genome shotgun sequence genome contains the following:
- the LOC104450364 gene encoding uncharacterized protein LOC104450364 has translation MGGCFSQDLEGDSARSARAARVISISGELHEYRLPIRVSQVLESESSSSSSSSSGFVCSSDSLYYEEHIPVLANEEELVQNQIYFVLPKSKLRHRLTASDMAALAVKATVAMQKEASKKGGRPHRRKTQIAPFLVVSQRAAASDYSEINELEVKRNFNRIDKAGPALLSRSGSVGKMKRQSSRRFKKAVRSFRIRLSTIEEGAGV, from the coding sequence ATGGGCGGGTGCTTCTCGCAGGACCTGGAGGGCGACTCGGCGCGGTCGGCGCGGGCGGCCCGGGTGATCTCCATCAGCGGCGAATTGCATGAGTACCGCCTCCCCATCAGAGTCTCCCAGGTCCTCGAATCCGAGAgctcttcgtcttcgtcttcttcttcgggCTTCGTGTGCAGCTCCGACTCGCTGTATTACGAGGAGCACATCCCGGTGCTGGCCAACGAGGAGGAGCTCGTGCAGAACCAGATCTACTTCGTGCTCCCCAAGTCGAAGCTCCGGCACCGCCTGACGGCCTCCGACATGGCCGCCCTCGCCGTGAAGGCGACCGTCGCGATGCAGAAGGAGGCGTCGAAGAAAGGCGGGCGCCCGCACCGCAGGAAGACGCAGATCGCGCCCTTCCTGGTCGTTAGCCAGAGAGCTGCCGCCTCGGACTACAGCGAGATCAACGAGCTCGAGGTCAAGAGGAACTTCAACAGGATCGACAAGGCAGGTCCGGCGCTGCTGTCCAGGTCGGGATCGGTCGGGAAAATGAAGAGGCAATCTTCGCGGAGGTTCAAGAAGGCGGTTCGCTCGTTTAGAATTAGGCTGAGCACGATCGAAGAAGGCGCTGGGGTATAG